The genomic DNA ATCACACATGGCAATTTTATCGTATTTAGAGAACTTAACTTTATCAACCGGGATGAGTTTTAACTTTAAGTATTTAACCATATGAGCATTTTCTGCTCTGCCAATAATACCACCATAGGCAATGGTGGTTTTTGCTTTGCCAAGGACTTGTGCTATATGAGCCAATGCCGCTGCACTTGAGATTGAGTCTGGATCAGGATGGTCATGGGTTAAAATCAATAACTTTCCACCTTGAGGAAAGTCATCAAAAAAACGCTCTAAAATACTTAATTCAATTTTTGAAAAAGTGTTACTCACAGTTCCTAACTATCCAATGCATAAAAAATATGCAAGTTGCGATCTTATATCAATCAAAGTTATTGTTATCATGCAAAATTATTTATTTTTATGGCTTTTACTGGTCACCTAGGTTGATTCTATGTAAATTAAATTCATGACTGATGCAATACAGAGAGAAGTTTTAGACGTTGATTTTTTATTTGTAGGGGCTGGCCCGGCTAGTCTTGCCGCGGCCATTCGCTTGGCGCAAAATATAAAGGACCATAATGAAAAAAATGGAACTTCTCTTGAACCGATGATTGCAGTGATAGAGAAAGCTGCTGAGTTAGGTGGACATCAAGCTTCCGGAGCCGTATTTAATCCACAACCCTTATCAGAATTATTTCCTGATTTTCTTGAACAAAACTGCCCTGTAGAAGCTCCTGTTACTAAGGAGAGTGTGTATTTTCTTAAAGAGAAAAGTTCTATTAAGTTCCCTATCATTCCTCCACAGATGCACAACAAAGGCAATTATGTTGCTTCATTATCAAAATTAACCCGTTGGTTGGGTGAGAAAGCCACTGAACTGGGTATCAATATATTCAATGGTTTTACCGGTAATGAAGTATTATATGAAAACAATAGAGTTATTGGCGTTAGAACCAAAGACCAAGGCATCAATGCCAAAGGTGAACAAAAACCCAATTTTGAACCAGGTGTAGATATAAAAGCCAAATGTGTTGTTTTTGGTGAGGGTGTCAGAGGTTATTTAACCAAACAGTTGATTCCAAAATTAAACTTACAAAACAAGCAAAACCCACAAGTTTATGAGACTGCGGTTAAAGAAGTTTGGCAGTGTAAACCAGGAACCGTCAAACCTGGAAGTGTTATTCATACCATGGGCTACCCATTGGATCGTAAAACTGTGGGGGGCACCTTCATCTATGGTTTTAAAAATGATGTCTTAACCATAGGTTTGGTCGTAGGCCTAGATTATCAAAACTCTCACCTTGAACCCTATCAAGAATTACAACGCTTAAAAGCCCATCCTTTAATTTCAAAAATGATTGATGGTGGCAAACAACTATCGTATGGCGCCAAAGCCATTACAGCTGGGGGTTATTATGCCATGCCGCAACTTTATTTTGATGGTGGCGTTTTGGTCGGTGAAAGTGGCGGTTTATTAGATATTGCAAAACTTAAAGGTATTCACCATGGCATGCGTTCTGGCATTTTAGCCGCTGATCAAATTTTTTCTTTGTATAAAGATGAAAAAGATTTTACAGCTGATCACTTAGCACCTTATCAAGAGGCTTATTTAAAAAGCAAAGAAGGTAAAGATTTATACAAAGCCCGTAACTTCCACCAAGCTTTGGCCAAAGGCTTACCAGAAGCCTTTTTACATATTGGTATGCAACAAATTACTGGTGGCCGCGGTCTCATTGACCCCATGCCAGCTCATCTTGATAGAGAATCATATTTACCAATTGCCCAATCTCCTGCTATTGATTATTCAAAAAAACAACATCATGTTGATAAATTAACCTCCGTTTTTAACGCAGGCACCATCCATGAAGAAGACCAACCTTCGCATTTAATCATTGGAGATACGTCTATTTGCTATGATCACTGTGATGATGAATATGCTGCACCCTGCAATAGATTTTGCCCAGCCAATGTTTATGATTTACAAAAAGAAGGTGGCCATAAAAAAATGGTACTCAACTTCACCAATTGTGTGCACTGCCAAACTTGTGACATCAATTGCCCCAAAGACAATATTTCATGGACACCACCAGAGTCTGGCGGCGGCCCACGTTATGAAAACATGTAATTGATTTAAATCTTAAGAAAAAAGCTCTCTTTCAATGATCCACCATTGATCATGTCAATATTCATATTATCCAAGGCAAGAGAAGTATCTTGGTGGTATTGAGCAATCAAACCCTGATAATATTCATGAATCTGCCCAAAAACATATGATATAAAAAATACACCACTTGCAAAATATAATTTTAACAAATTAGATATAAAGGTAATATATTATCTCTCTTTATAGTATTAGTCATTCAATGTAGAAGGTTGTTCTTCGTGCAAATCAATCTTGGCCAGTCGATGTTCATTTGGCATGGTAAACCGATCAAATAAACGTGTGTCAGGATTTCTATAGTTACCATTTTTAGTGTTACCAATGCTCTTCATATAAACTTCTGCATAACCAATGTTTGATTTTAATACACCATAGGGTCGATCAGGACTTAAATAATCAAAATCATGATTAAATCGCACTCTTAACCCATACTGACTGTTTTCACTGACACAATAAATATAGCGTTGCGTAACATTTCTATCAATGACCGTATTAAAATAGTGCCATGTCTGTAAGTCTTCACACTCCAGAATATCACCAAAAACAGATGCTGTTAATGTCCAAAAGTGGCGTTGCTCCCAAGCGTGGTTTTTAAAATTAACGTAGCGTTTACCAAGATGAAACAATTGAACCTCAACCGCACCCAACTCAGCATTACTTGCGCCATAAAACTTTTGATTTTCTTTTGCAAAAGCATTGATGCTTAATAAAATACCTGAGATTAAACTGATTTTTACTATTATTCGTTTAATTGTTTGCATAGAATATCCCCAATACTCGCGTTTCATAACATTTGTTGTGCATCATGTCAAATCTTAAATCTTTTATCACCCGCTTGTTGATTTAAGCTATAATTTTAAATCTATAGCACTAAAAAGCTTGATATTCTTTTCATTTCCAGCGATAGTGCGCGCATGAGCGATCCTGTGAAAAATACAACCCCAGATAACTTTAAACCTGGACTTGAAGGCATCCCCGCCTGTAAGTCTTCTATCTCATTTGTTGATGGCATCAATGGTGTATTGGAATACCGTGGATTTTCAATCAAAGACCTTACAGACTCATGCACATTTGAAGAAGTTTCTTATTTATTATTAACGGGCAAACTACCTCAGCAGTCAGAATTAACAGATTTTATTTCTAACCTGAATCAGCGCATGTTTATTTCTGAAGAAATTCAAAAAATAATTTCACTTTTCCCATCTCAAGCGCATCCTATGAGTGCCTTGCAAACCGGTATTGCAACATTGGGTATGGTGAGTCCTTACCCAAAGAAAGCTACTCCAGAGGATATGTGGAAAGCAATCTATACTTTGATTGCCAAAACATCCCTAATTATTGGAGCATTTTACCGGCACCAACAAGGTATGGCTACTCTTACTCCTGACCCCGAGTTGGGGATAGCAGGAAATTTATTGCTAAGCTTTACCAATAAAGAACCCTCACATTATGAACGTAGAGTAATGGATGCTTGTTTAATTTTACATGCGGAGCATACACTCAATGCATCTACGTTTACTGCACGTGTTATTGGTTCAACACTCAGTGATCCATTTGCAATGATCGCAGGTGCTGTTGCTTCCTTAAAAGGCCCTCTTCACGGTGGTGCTAACGAAGCCGTGATGGATACCTTACGTCAAATTGAAAATGTTGATCATGTGGAAGCCTTCTTGGACAATAAAATTCAAAACAAACAAAAAATTATGGGCTTGGGTCACAGAGTTTACAAAACCAAAGATCCAAGAGCTGTCATTTTACAAGACTTGGCCAAAGATTTGTTTAAAAATGCTGATGGTTTACTTGCCATTGCTGAAAAGTTGGAAACCGAGGCTGAAAAACGTTTAGCTACAAAAGGAATTTACCCTAACGTAGATTTCTACTCTGGCTTGGTTTATTACCAATTGGGAATTCCTCAAGAATTTTTCACACCTATTTTTGCTGCAGCCCGTGTCAGCGGTTGGTTAGCTCACTGGGTAGAGCAATTGGAAGACAATCGTATTTATAGACCAAGACAAGTTTACACCGGTGATCATAACAAAACCTTTGTTCATATCCAAAACCGATAAAAAATTTAAAGCACTTTTTAATAAAGTGCTTTAAATGCACTACCTTTAGTGATTTACTGGCACTCAATTTACCGTTTACTCAGTTTTTGTTCTAAAATCCTTTGTCCACCCGATGGATATGAATAATAAACGTTAACAAAAAGGTTTTCACCTTGGATCATAAATACCCAAACACCATTATCAATAATACCTGCCGGTATATCTTTCTTAACTTCACAGGCTTGATCAACATCTTCAAGCTTATGACAAGATAAATACTTAAAGACCGCAAGATCACTGTATTTATAATTCATGATGCGTGCTTTAATCCAGTTAGGTAGTTGTTGCTGTGCCAATTCCTGGGTATAAACTTTAATATTGTTATCAGACCAAATATGTTGTTCATTGATAAACTGCCACTGTTCTTGAACTTGACCAATATCCAAAGTACCTTCTATACCCTGATCATTTTTAAAAAGATTAATATAAACTTCTGTACCTGTTTCACCTAAGGTTGGTTTTCCCCCACCAGTAGGATCTGAACTATTGGTCATCACTTCTCCTTGCCATTTTCCCAACAAAAATGAGTAATCTTGAGGAGTGCTTTCACTACTACTTAAAACAGCATCGCTGGTACTTTGCTGTTTATTCAAACTATTTTTTTTGCTAGCTTTACTGGCACAGGAAGACAATAAAAAAACAAAACCTAGACTCAAAAACCATACCACTAGCTTGTATCTTAAAATAATTACTTGTTTTGACATTTTTTTACCCTCTTCTTTCCCATTCACAACAGTTAGGAGGACAAACCTCTCTAGCCGGATAGTTACCAATTGCTAATTTTTTATTTTTTTGCGGGTACAACACTTCCTCCACCAAATCCACCAACATAGAAACAAATATGGGATGTGTGCCCGGTGTTAATACTCTAATAAAATTTATCTTTTGTTCTGCGGCTATTGTTTTAGCTTCCATATCAAGATCATAGATCACTTCCATATGATCTGAAATAAAACCAATGGGACAGACATAAAGATTTTTTATCCTGCTATCTTCCTGTGAAAGTTGCCCAATTCTCTCACATACATCGGGTTCCAACCAAGGAATGTGTGGCGATCCACTCCTGCTCTGATACACCAGTTCCCAATTTTCCAAACCTAAAAATTGAGCAACCAAGTGACAACTCTCTTCTAGTTGTAGGACATAATCGCTAGAATTGGCCATGGCCATGGGAATACTGTGGGCAGTAAATAAAACTTTAGTATCTGCTTGTTTATAGCTTATACCATGATTGTTTTCCTGTTCTTTAAAACGCTCAACAATACATTCAATAAATTTAGGATGATTGTAATACTTTCTTAAAACCTCATATTCAAAGTTATCAGATTGTTCTAAGTCTGCTTTTGCTTGCTCTAAGTTGTTTCTATATTGCCTACATCCTGAATAAGATGAAAAGGCTGATGTAAACATACATAAAGTTTTTTTTCTATGGTCTTGAACCACTTTTTGTATGGTTTCATGTATATAAGGTTGCCAATTACGATTGGCAAAATAAATAGGAAGATCAATTTTTCTTTTTTCTAATTCTCTTTTTATACACTCAATCAATGCCAAATTTTGCTCATTGATGGGGCTTTTACCATCAAACAAGTAATAATGCTCTGCTACCTGTTTTTTTCTCTCTTCACTAACCGGCTTGCCTTTAAGTACATTATTTAAAAACGGCATGACATCTTCATTTTTTTCCGGTCCACCAAAAGAAACCAACATCAAAGCATCAACAGTTAATGGGCTCATACTTTTCCTCTAGCACAATTGATTAAAAATGAACACTTTATGTCACTTCATAAACAGCAACATAATCTACATGTGCGACAATTTATCATTTGAATTTTCAATTATTTTTGAATATTCAGAATACTGCCCATGAAAAACAAACAACAAATTCTAATTCTATCTCTGGTCTTCTTTTTAAGCTCCTGTACAACCAACAAGATTTTAAAAGAAACCAATCAAAATTTGGAGCAATTGAATGCATCAATTGATGAGAAATTTAACAAAATGTCTCAACCTATGAATGATATTTCAAGAAACTTTGCTGAGATGTCTAAAACCATCAATAGTTTTTCTAAATTTACGGAAGATGATGGGATGATAGATCAACTTAAAAATGTTTTAGCACAAATTTCAGCCCTTGATATTGGCAACTCTGTCAATACAATGCAAGAAACCATGGAAGCTTCTTTAGGTCTAATGGAAGGCATTGATCGTATAGGAGGTGCTGAAGGTGTTATGGTTCAATTAACACTTGGCTATACCTTAGGTGTTCAAATACTAGAGGTGTTTAAAGGCTATGCTGGTATTGAAACAGAAGGTGACATAGAGCAATACTTGCTTGCTATTCAAACCATCTTAAACTCTACAAAAGATAGTGTTAATCCAATGGTAAAAAGTATAAGAGAATCTATACAGACACTTATTAATCTTAAAGCACAAGAGTACGACCTTAACCTAAATGCACAAATTGAGCAGGCAAAAACGCTTGAAAATGAACTTTTAAAGGCTGAATCGGCTTTAAACGAAGGAATTGCTTTTGTTGAATATTATCAAACCGATCGGTCCATTGATATTACAGAGCTAAGTCCTCAACAATTAAAAGATTTTCAAGAAAAAGCAACACAATTGGCTACATTTTATAATCAACATGCTAAAGAAATTGCTTCCCTGCAAAGAATTTGGATGGAATGGCCAAATGATAATGAAATGATTGCTGCTGTTGAATAAATATTTATGGTAAAGTAAAAAAACTACACATGGATAAAACACAACACAATAACAAATCAGTTGATCTTTTAGTTTCTACATCAAATTTAGAAACATCTCCTCAAGCAGCTTTGATCAACGAACAAGAATTGATGTTTTCTAATATCATTGCTGATCTGGTTGAGCAATGGGGATTTAAACGGCTTTTAGGGAAAGTATGGGCGTTGCTTTATCTCAGAAAAACTGCTCTAAGCCCCATTCAAATTCAAGAAGCCTTTGCTATCTCTGCGGGTAATGTCAATACCATTTTAAAAGAATTGCAACAATGGGGTGTGGCCAAACGGGTTAAAGTACCCAGTGATAGAAAGTATTATTATAAAGTGGATGAGCACTTATGGCGTTCTATTGCCAATGTTTTTAAAGCCAGAGAGCTGCGTATCTTAGATGATGCTATTGAAGGTTTAGACACCCTTGAAGCCCAACTAAAACAAAAAAACACCTATCAAGCATCACAGGTTGAACATGTTAGTAAAACCTTACAGATTGCCTATCAATTTTCTAACCTTGCGGTTAACGCACCCATTGACAAAATGAGTAAGTTAACCACATTGGTCAAAATCTTAAGAAACCTTTAAGCAAAGCTTTGATTTCATATCTTAACCATTTAATTTTATTAAATAAAAAACCCCTTAAACTGAAAAAAATTTAAGGGGTTTTTAGTTTAAAAAATAAAGTTAAGCTTGAATTTGCTTTTTAATTTTTTGTAGACGCTCAGATAACTGGGATGCATCAGTTTTAATCAATGTTGCACTGATACCCCCCATTTTCTCGATAGAGCGAATGGCACTGGTAGACAATGTTAAGGTAATATTGCGTTTTGCTTCTGGAATATAATATTTTTTAGCTTTCAAATTGGGTAACTGTCTATGCTTGGTTTTATTGTTAGCATGACTGACTCTATTCCCTGTTAATGGTTTAATTCCGGTTATTTCACATACTCTAGCCACTTTACTGTCTCCTGAAACTTTCTAGTTTAACGCTTACAATTGACTTGAAAAGTCTTTTCCTTTTGACTTACTCAGTTTTTTATCTTCAATAAAAACAACATGTTTTCTTACTTTTGGGTCATACTTTTTAATTTTTAATTTTTCTGTACTGGTTCTCTTATTGCGCATGGTTGTATAAAAATACCCTGTTCCCGCTGTTGACAATAAATAAACAATTTCACGCATGATTCAATCCTTTTTAGCCCTATACCTGCTTTAAGAGTATTTAACCCTAAAATTAGGTCATAAATCTAGGCCTTACATATAAAATTACAAACTGCTGGCTTGATTTACTTTAATTGACAAAAAAATCAAGCTAATAATGCATTTTTTGTTTGCATTTTATATTTTCTTGCGTTAAATCAGCTCTCCTAATGGCAAAAACATCAAAAATAGCACAAAACAATCATAGAATTGATCTTGTTAAAAAATATCAAACCAAGCGTGAGGCTTTAAAAAAGCTTACCACTGACTTAACCATTCCTCTTGAAGAAAGAATGCTTGCTAGTCAAAAACTAGCTGCATTGCCAAGAAACTCGGCTCCTTCTCGTGTAAGAAACCGTTGCTTACTCTCTGGTCGTCCAAGAGGCAATTATCGTAAGTTTAAGCTTTCAAGACTAATGTTTAGAAAATTGGCTTCTGAGGGGCAAATTTCAGGCGTTAGAAAAGCTAGCTGGTAACACAAGCTTCATATTAAATAAAAACAGTTCTAAAATGAGGCAAGCTTTATATATCTAAAGCTTGCTTTTTTATTATGTCACATGCATTAACACTTTATTACAACCCATCCTGCAGCAAATGCCAAAAGGCGGTTGAGTTACTTGATCAATTGAATTATGCTTACCATACCATTGATTACCTAGAAAACGGCCTAACCCAACAAGAAGTACATAATCTTATCCGCGTTCTTAACCTTAGGGCAGAAGACATTATTCGTAAGGATGATTTAAAAAAATATGATTTAAGCCCAGATATTCTCTTAAACCATGAAAGTATTGTTGCTACCATAAGTAAAAAACCAGCCTTATTACAACGCCCTATTCTGCTTTTTAAATCTGAGATTGGCATTATTGCGCGACCTCCAGAAAAAATAATAGCATTCCTAAAATCTTTAAAGGCTTAATTTTTAAATATTTTCAATTGCTTATTGTTATTTGCTCAAGCTTTATATTATTTAATTTTTTTTTATCTTCTTGGCTCAAAAATATGCTTTGGCACCATAATCGTTGTAACGAAACAAAGTGAAGTGCAATACAGGAAGACAAAGTATAGATTTTAATTTCATGACTCAAAACTTGATGAACGCGCTGTACTAAATCTGCTTTTATCTTGGGTTGATAAACCCCACATAAATTCAGTTTTTTTGCCGTTTGAGGAAACTGCCTATAATGAGGCAAGAAATTATATGGCGCATAAACAGCAAGGTTCAGTATTTGCGCCAGCTCATTGATATAAGGACCCCCCTGCATATGCAAAGAGCTGAGCCATAATTCACATTGTTTTTGTTGGGTATCCTCGGGCTTTAAAGCTGCTAAAATGGCTTCATGATTTAAAGATGGATCAATCACAATGGTATGACTTACACTTCTTACAATCAGTGTGTTGGCAAAACCTGGTTTGCTAGGTTTAATCTCTTGTAAAGCAAGCTTTGCCATCAAGATACTTTATCTTAATTCAAAAAAGTTTGATAGTTCATGGAAGAAGATTATTTTTATGAAAAGCGAAGGCCTTGTAGGTTCTAGCCCAATCAGCCGAGTGTTCATAAAAATAACACCTGTCCTAAATCTTTTTTAAAGCATTATAACGGCTTTATTACGCTTTCCAAGGCAATAGTACAATAGGAGCTTGCTGATCAATTTTAAGCAACAAAACAAAATAAGAATAGCCTTGACTGCTGTAGCGTTTTTGTAAATCTACACTTATGGTTTCAGCTTCACCAAGAGCATGCATTTGCTTTGAGTTTAAAGCAATTTTACTGGTTTTAACATCAAACTCTAGCACTCTATCCTGACGTCCATTGTGAGCATATTGTTTTTGCTCAAGGTTAAGAATATTTTTAACCTTTTGATTGCCTGTTTTGGGATCAAGGCTGGGTTTAACATTTTTATAACTTGAAGGAGTAATATTTCTAACCACACCTGAAAA from Oligoflexia bacterium includes the following:
- a CDS encoding electron-transfer flavoprotein:ubiquinone oxidoreductase, producing the protein MTDAIQREVLDVDFLFVGAGPASLAAAIRLAQNIKDHNEKNGTSLEPMIAVIEKAAELGGHQASGAVFNPQPLSELFPDFLEQNCPVEAPVTKESVYFLKEKSSIKFPIIPPQMHNKGNYVASLSKLTRWLGEKATELGINIFNGFTGNEVLYENNRVIGVRTKDQGINAKGEQKPNFEPGVDIKAKCVVFGEGVRGYLTKQLIPKLNLQNKQNPQVYETAVKEVWQCKPGTVKPGSVIHTMGYPLDRKTVGGTFIYGFKNDVLTIGLVVGLDYQNSHLEPYQELQRLKAHPLISKMIDGGKQLSYGAKAITAGGYYAMPQLYFDGGVLVGESGGLLDIAKLKGIHHGMRSGILAADQIFSLYKDEKDFTADHLAPYQEAYLKSKEGKDLYKARNFHQALAKGLPEAFLHIGMQQITGGRGLIDPMPAHLDRESYLPIAQSPAIDYSKKQHHVDKLTSVFNAGTIHEEDQPSHLIIGDTSICYDHCDDEYAAPCNRFCPANVYDLQKEGGHKKMVLNFTNCVHCQTCDINCPKDNISWTPPESGGGPRYENM
- a CDS encoding citrate/2-methylcitrate synthase, translating into MKNTTPDNFKPGLEGIPACKSSISFVDGINGVLEYRGFSIKDLTDSCTFEEVSYLLLTGKLPQQSELTDFISNLNQRMFISEEIQKIISLFPSQAHPMSALQTGIATLGMVSPYPKKATPEDMWKAIYTLIAKTSLIIGAFYRHQQGMATLTPDPELGIAGNLLLSFTNKEPSHYERRVMDACLILHAEHTLNASTFTARVIGSTLSDPFAMIAGAVASLKGPLHGGANEAVMDTLRQIENVDHVEAFLDNKIQNKQKIMGLGHRVYKTKDPRAVILQDLAKDLFKNADGLLAIAEKLETEAEKRLATKGIYPNVDFYSGLVYYQLGIPQEFFTPIFAAARVSGWLAHWVEQLEDNRIYRPRQVYTGDHNKTFVHIQNR
- the hemH gene encoding ferrochelatase gives rise to the protein MSPLTVDALMLVSFGGPEKNEDVMPFLNNVLKGKPVSEERKKQVAEHYYLFDGKSPINEQNLALIECIKRELEKRKIDLPIYFANRNWQPYIHETIQKVVQDHRKKTLCMFTSAFSSYSGCRQYRNNLEQAKADLEQSDNFEYEVLRKYYNHPKFIECIVERFKEQENNHGISYKQADTKVLFTAHSIPMAMANSSDYVLQLEESCHLVAQFLGLENWELVYQSRSGSPHIPWLEPDVCERIGQLSQEDSRIKNLYVCPIGFISDHMEVIYDLDMEAKTIAAEQKINFIRVLTPGTHPIFVSMLVDLVEEVLYPQKNKKLAIGNYPAREVCPPNCCEWERRG
- the rpmB gene encoding 50S ribosomal protein L28 produces the protein MARVCEITGIKPLTGNRVSHANNKTKHRQLPNLKAKKYYIPEAKRNITLTLSTSAIRSIEKMGGISATLIKTDASQLSERLQKIKKQIQA
- the rpmG gene encoding 50S ribosomal protein L33 translates to MREIVYLLSTAGTGYFYTTMRNKRTSTEKLKIKKYDPKVRKHVVFIEDKKLSKSKGKDFSSQL
- the rpsN gene encoding 30S ribosomal protein S14 gives rise to the protein MAKTSKIAQNNHRIDLVKKYQTKREALKKLTTDLTIPLEERMLASQKLAALPRNSAPSRVRNRCLLSGRPRGNYRKFKLSRLMFRKLASEGQISGVRKASW
- a CDS encoding glutaredoxin domain-containing protein; translation: MSHALTLYYNPSCSKCQKAVELLDQLNYAYHTIDYLENGLTQQEVHNLIRVLNLRAEDIIRKDDLKKYDLSPDILLNHESIVATISKKPALLQRPILLFKSEIGIIARPPEKIIAFLKSLKA